From a single Hymenobacter sp. YIM 151500-1 genomic region:
- a CDS encoding T9SS type A sorting domain-containing protein, which translates to MPFSLDVPTARAQLGSPDFRRAYIDVVPQSDGTYQITVRIQRGNTVTTAISKVTVPKPPPNLRIGFSGSTGGSTNVHEIRNLAILQRPFADDDLATTLFNQPVSLNVISNDVFPGSNFNPGTVDLDPFTAGIQSTLTLSGRGTFSASSGGVVTFTPSGTFAGVISIPYSVKNTLNDDPALSAENQQNVSNPANITVIVRGADLATSVTGPSSATTGSTITYTVSTANLGTEPATNVAPTIQLPTGLTNVTVSSGSYNSGTGLVTFGTVSSLAPSASPISNTVSFTAPSPRLLTAPASATTPTPDPVATNNTATISTIIGQLPNPAEVCATPGKDGPGALSTTGTQPNTYFPGVSVANDRRSIVLNAGTGATAIAAGDLLLVMQMQGADINSTNSSAYGSGGSGGSGNLTSNYTAGTYEYAVAANAVTVAGTNKTLQLANPLTNTYVNQDFTTGNGQRRFQVIRIPQYSSLTVSGAVTGLAWNGTVGGVLAVDVAGQTTFSASSILDMNGKGFRGGGGVDYDGNNSYGINDFRNLASNNKQAAHGSKGEGIAGTPRYINIDGTSTDTNVEGYPGGSVGQGAPGNAGGGGTDAFPTGSNGGNTGGGGGGNGGNGGNGGGYNTSATGGKPGTAAASAAAGRIFLGGGGGAGSANSNSAEASSGADGGGIIILRTGLVSGSGIIRANGDAALNLTANDEGAGGGGAGGTVLIAAQNPTGLTNLVVEANGGRGGNARTNTNDIYGGGGGGGGGLIYSNGNISTSSVAGAGTNGTSSNGTANGTTAGTAGTVNRNASLPAGIAGAGDCLPTLTVDLKTTTPTVQRTGADGTPVNPALYTMTLFNTGGQASNVSPLVNLTSNIFQFDGTFTPEVVLTLANGTTTTAPAGFANPTSGVSLLSFGSFTMPAGARLTVTFRATIAASAQNNLAYQASAAVTYLNPLRTTASGTIQPGQNYAGGTDNSLGAAGGSNYTASSSTAEDVTIARPLPVTLTAFAVAASGQDAKLTWSTAQELNNDRFEVERSLDGASFERVGSVQGKGTTSVASTYTYVDAKAGRLSLKPIYYRLRQVDLDGTFSYSPVRTVRFERPAKMSIALYPNPHTGRATLDLTALPAGEYVVDITDLAGRHVQQLRVTGASENPLALTKLPLGTYFVRVHNNQVNLTLPMVRN; encoded by the coding sequence TTGCCCTTTAGCCTTGACGTACCTACTGCGCGGGCGCAGCTCGGCAGCCCCGACTTTCGCCGGGCCTATATCGACGTAGTGCCTCAATCCGACGGTACTTACCAGATTACGGTGCGTATCCAGCGCGGCAACACGGTAACCACAGCTATCAGCAAAGTTACCGTACCCAAACCGCCACCAAACCTGCGCATCGGCTTCTCTGGCTCGACAGGCGGTAGCACCAACGTGCACGAAATCCGCAATCTAGCTATTTTACAACGGCCGTTTGCTGACGATGATTTGGCTACTACGCTGTTTAACCAGCCGGTATCACTCAATGTCATCAGCAACGACGTCTTCCCCGGTAGTAACTTCAACCCCGGTACCGTAGACCTGGATCCATTTACCGCTGGCATCCAAAGCACCCTTACGCTTTCGGGTAGGGGCACTTTCTCGGCCAGTTCGGGAGGCGTAGTAACCTTCACGCCGAGCGGCACATTTGCTGGCGTTATCAGTATCCCCTACTCAGTTAAAAATACGCTCAACGACGACCCTGCACTATCGGCGGAAAATCAACAGAACGTATCGAACCCCGCTAACATCACCGTAATCGTGCGGGGTGCTGATTTGGCGACTTCCGTAACGGGTCCTAGCTCGGCTACTACCGGCTCCACGATTACCTACACGGTAAGCACCGCTAACCTGGGCACTGAGCCGGCCACCAATGTGGCGCCAACGATTCAACTGCCGACTGGTCTGACTAACGTAACCGTCTCAAGCGGCTCCTACAACTCGGGTACTGGCTTGGTTACTTTTGGCACGGTGAGCAGCCTGGCTCCTAGCGCTAGTCCGATTTCCAACACGGTTTCGTTTACGGCTCCATCGCCGCGCCTGCTCACGGCCCCAGCTTCGGCTACCACGCCCACTCCGGACCCGGTAGCAACCAACAACACGGCTACCATTTCCACTATCATTGGCCAGTTGCCCAACCCGGCGGAAGTGTGTGCTACCCCCGGTAAAGATGGCCCTGGCGCCCTTTCTACCACTGGTACTCAGCCGAACACCTACTTCCCTGGCGTTAGCGTGGCGAATGATAGACGGAGTATTGTGCTGAACGCCGGTACGGGTGCTACGGCTATTGCCGCTGGCGACCTACTGCTGGTAATGCAGATGCAAGGCGCCGATATCAATTCTACTAACAGCTCAGCTTACGGCTCGGGTGGCTCGGGGGGCAGCGGCAACCTTACTTCTAATTACACAGCTGGCACTTATGAGTATGCCGTTGCCGCCAATGCTGTAACAGTCGCTGGCACAAACAAAACCCTGCAACTGGCCAATCCTCTGACTAATACTTATGTCAACCAGGACTTTACGACGGGTAACGGACAGCGCCGCTTCCAGGTAATTCGGATTCCGCAATATTCGTCGCTGACAGTTTCGGGTGCCGTAACCGGCCTAGCCTGGAACGGCACTGTAGGTGGGGTATTAGCCGTTGACGTAGCCGGTCAGACTACCTTCAGCGCCTCATCCATTCTTGATATGAATGGCAAAGGCTTCCGTGGAGGCGGAGGTGTTGATTATGATGGCAACAATAGTTATGGAATTAACGACTTCCGCAATCTTGCCTCCAACAACAAGCAAGCTGCGCACGGCTCTAAAGGCGAAGGCATAGCTGGTACGCCCCGCTACATCAACATCGACGGTACTAGTACTGACACGAACGTAGAAGGCTATCCGGGCGGCAGTGTAGGCCAGGGCGCTCCTGGTAACGCTGGAGGTGGCGGTACCGACGCCTTCCCCACTGGTAGCAATGGTGGTAACACTGGCGGCGGTGGCGGCGGCAATGGTGGCAACGGCGGTAACGGTGGCGGTTACAATACTAGTGCTACGGGAGGCAAACCCGGTACTGCTGCTGCAAGTGCTGCGGCCGGCAGGATATTCCTCGGCGGTGGCGGTGGCGCGGGAAGTGCCAATAGCAATTCGGCGGAAGCCTCTTCGGGTGCTGATGGTGGCGGGATTATTATTCTGCGCACCGGGCTGGTTTCCGGCAGCGGAATCATCCGCGCCAACGGCGACGCTGCTCTCAACCTTACGGCCAATGACGAAGGAGCCGGTGGCGGTGGCGCAGGAGGTACGGTGCTGATTGCCGCGCAAAACCCTACGGGCCTGACTAACTTGGTTGTTGAAGCAAATGGCGGCAGAGGCGGCAACGCTCGCACCAACACTAACGACATTTATGGCGGCGGCGGCGGCGGCGGCGGCGGCCTCATCTACTCTAATGGCAATATCAGCACCAGCTCCGTAGCCGGGGCTGGGACTAACGGCACCAGCAGCAACGGAACAGCTAACGGCACTACTGCCGGTACTGCCGGCACGGTTAACCGTAACGCTAGCCTGCCAGCTGGCATTGCCGGCGCTGGTGACTGCTTGCCCACGTTGACCGTGGACCTGAAGACTACTACCCCCACCGTTCAGCGCACTGGTGCGGATGGCACGCCGGTAAATCCGGCTCTCTACACCATGACCCTGTTCAACACGGGTGGCCAAGCTTCTAATGTTAGTCCCTTAGTAAATCTCACCAGCAACATTTTCCAGTTTGATGGCACCTTCACACCCGAAGTTGTCTTGACGCTGGCTAATGGGACTACCACTACGGCTCCGGCGGGTTTTGCCAACCCTACTTCGGGAGTTAGCTTATTGAGCTTTGGCAGCTTCACCATGCCTGCCGGGGCTAGGCTAACCGTTACGTTCCGGGCTACGATTGCAGCATCAGCACAAAACAATCTTGCTTATCAGGCTAGTGCTGCTGTTACTTACCTCAATCCACTGCGTACAACAGCTTCTGGTACTATCCAGCCCGGCCAGAACTATGCTGGTGGCACTGACAACAGCCTCGGCGCCGCAGGTGGCAGCAACTACACTGCCTCTTCCAGCACGGCTGAAGACGTTACCATTGCCCGTCCGCTGCCCGTGACGCTGACTGCTTTTGCCGTGGCCGCTTCGGGGCAGGATGCCAAGCTCACCTGGAGCACGGCTCAGGAGCTGAACAACGACCGATTTGAAGTGGAGCGCAGCCTGGATGGCGCATCGTTTGAGCGCGTGGGTTCGGTACAAGGCAAGGGCACGACCAGTGTAGCTTCTACTTATACCTACGTTGATGCCAAAGCGGGCCGCCTCTCGCTAAAGCCCATCTACTACCGTCTGCGTCAAGTAGACCTGGACGGTACGTTCAGCTACTCACCGGTGCGCACGGTACGCTTCGAGCGTCCGGCCAAGATGAGCATTGCCCTCTACCCCAACCCGCACACCGGCCGCGCCACCCTGGACCTGACGGCCCTGCCGGCCGGTGAATACGTGGTAGACATTACCGACCTGGCCGGTCGCCACGTGCAGCAGTTGCGCGTGACGGGCGCCAGCGAGAATCCGCTGGCCCTGACCAAGCTGCCCCTGGGCACCTACTTCGTGCGGGTGCATAACAACCAGGTGAACCTGACCCTGCCGATGGTGCGGAACTAA
- the ffh gene encoding signal recognition particle protein: MFDNLSTKLDRAFKTLKGQGSITEINVASTVKEIRRALVDADVNYKVAKEVTDKIKDEAMGRDVLISVSPGQLMTKIVYDELTQLMGGEKQDIVIKGDPAVVLLSGLQGSGKTTFAGKLANFIKKQGRNVLLVACDVYRPAAIDQLKVLGEQIGVEVYSEPENKNPVEISRNAIEFARKNNKKVVIIDTAGRLAVDEQMMAEIEQVKRAINPSETLFVVDSMTGQDAVNTAKTFNDRLNFDGVVLTKLDGDSRGGAALSIRAVVEKPIKFISTGEKMEALDLFYPDRMAQRILGMGDVISLVERAQQQFDEEEAKRINQKIRKNQFNFDDFLSQLEQIKKMGNLKDLVGMIPGMGKALKDVEIDDDAFKPIEAIIKSMTPQERAQPELLNGSRRRRLAKGSGTDIQQVNNLVKQFEDMRKVMRTMNKMSQTKGGMQQMARMMGMKGPLR; this comes from the coding sequence ATGTTCGATAATCTCAGCACCAAGCTCGACCGGGCCTTTAAGACCCTCAAAGGCCAGGGCTCCATCACCGAAATCAACGTTGCTTCCACGGTCAAGGAAATCCGCCGGGCCCTCGTGGATGCCGACGTGAACTACAAGGTTGCCAAGGAAGTAACCGACAAAATCAAGGACGAGGCCATGGGCCGCGACGTGCTCATCAGCGTATCGCCGGGCCAGCTGATGACCAAAATCGTCTACGATGAGCTGACCCAGCTCATGGGCGGCGAAAAGCAGGACATTGTTATCAAGGGCGACCCGGCCGTGGTGCTGCTTTCGGGTTTGCAAGGCTCGGGCAAAACCACGTTTGCCGGCAAGCTGGCCAACTTCATCAAGAAGCAGGGCCGCAACGTGCTGCTGGTGGCCTGCGACGTGTATCGCCCCGCCGCCATCGACCAGCTGAAGGTGCTCGGCGAGCAAATCGGCGTGGAAGTGTACTCGGAGCCGGAAAACAAGAACCCGGTGGAGATTTCGCGCAACGCCATCGAGTTTGCCCGCAAAAACAACAAGAAGGTCGTCATCATCGACACCGCCGGCCGCCTGGCCGTGGACGAGCAGATGATGGCCGAAATCGAGCAGGTAAAGCGGGCCATCAACCCCAGCGAAACCCTGTTTGTGGTGGACTCCATGACGGGCCAGGACGCCGTGAACACGGCCAAGACCTTCAACGACCGGCTCAATTTCGACGGCGTGGTGCTCACCAAGCTCGACGGCGACTCCCGCGGCGGCGCGGCCCTGAGCATCCGGGCCGTGGTCGAGAAGCCCATCAAGTTTATCTCGACGGGCGAGAAGATGGAAGCCCTCGACCTGTTCTACCCCGACCGGATGGCCCAGCGCATCCTGGGCATGGGCGACGTAATCAGCCTGGTAGAGCGGGCCCAGCAGCAGTTTGATGAGGAAGAGGCCAAGCGCATCAACCAGAAGATTCGCAAAAACCAGTTCAACTTCGACGACTTCCTCTCCCAGCTGGAGCAAATCAAGAAAATGGGCAACCTCAAGGACTTGGTGGGCATGATTCCGGGTATGGGCAAGGCCCTAAAGGACGTGGAGATTGACGACGACGCCTTCAAGCCCATTGAGGCCATCATCAAAAGCATGACCCCGCAGGAGCGCGCCCAGCCCGAGCTCCTGAACGGCTCCCGCCGCCGCCGCCTCGCCAAAGGCTCCGGCACCGATATTCAGCAGGTCAACAACCTGGTGAAGCAGTTCGAGGACATGCGCAAGGTGATGCGCACCATGAACAAGATGAGCCAGACTAAAGGCGGCATGCAGCAGATGGCCCGCATGATGGGCATGAAAGGCCCGCTACGCTAA
- a CDS encoding glycosyltransferase family 4 protein, which produces MPAAHPLRLLVITYYWPPSGGAGVQRSLKFVKHLPALGVEPTVLTVDPARGAYPVLDYSLEADVPPGVRVLRTDTFEPFDSYRKLTGKAVPYGGFANESKTSLAQRLFKFVRGNVFIPDARRGWNRYVLRAVAELLAAGEQFDAVLTSSPPHSTQLIGRELKRRYGLRWLADLRDPWTDIYYYPELQHTPPARWLDARYERQVLLEADEVLVTSPNTKRLLLGKSPQLLADKFHVLPNGYDEDDFRTPSTPPTDALLITHTGTITETYHIEQLLAALAECQRRHPDVPLRLRFVGKVSAGVQQQVEQAGLAAQTEFVPFVPHDESVRYLLRSTVLLMAIPDVENNFGILPGKVFEYLAANKPVLCVGPVGSDADTLLEECGAGRALPYDGYAAMLEQLETLVAQWRISPNLDLPALSHARYSRRALTERLVELIRPHPLAPSPQERGN; this is translated from the coding sequence GTGCCTGCCGCCCATCCGCTTCGCCTGCTCGTCATTACGTACTACTGGCCGCCGTCGGGCGGGGCCGGGGTGCAGCGCAGTCTGAAGTTTGTGAAGCACCTGCCAGCCCTGGGCGTGGAACCGACGGTGCTTACCGTGGACCCCGCGCGCGGGGCTTACCCGGTGCTGGATTACTCCCTGGAAGCCGACGTGCCGCCTGGCGTGCGGGTGCTGCGCACCGACACCTTCGAGCCGTTTGACAGCTACAGGAAGCTGACGGGCAAGGCGGTACCGTACGGGGGCTTTGCCAACGAAAGCAAAACGAGCTTGGCCCAGCGCTTGTTCAAATTTGTGCGCGGCAACGTGTTCATTCCCGACGCCCGGCGCGGCTGGAACCGCTACGTGCTGCGGGCCGTGGCCGAGCTGCTGGCCGCCGGGGAGCAGTTTGACGCGGTGCTGACGTCCTCGCCGCCCCACTCCACCCAGCTCATCGGGCGGGAGCTGAAGCGGCGCTACGGCCTACGCTGGCTGGCCGACCTGCGCGACCCGTGGACTGACATCTACTACTACCCGGAGCTGCAACACACCCCACCGGCCCGCTGGCTCGACGCGCGCTACGAGCGGCAGGTGCTGCTGGAGGCCGACGAGGTGCTGGTAACCAGCCCCAACACCAAGCGCCTCTTGCTGGGCAAGTCGCCGCAACTGCTGGCCGACAAGTTTCACGTGCTGCCTAACGGCTACGACGAGGACGACTTCCGCACTCCCAGCACGCCACCCACCGACGCCCTGCTCATCACCCACACCGGCACCATCACCGAAACCTACCACATCGAGCAGCTGCTGGCTGCCCTGGCCGAGTGCCAGCGCCGCCACCCCGACGTGCCCCTGCGTCTGCGCTTCGTGGGCAAGGTGTCGGCGGGCGTGCAGCAGCAGGTGGAGCAGGCCGGCCTGGCGGCCCAGACCGAGTTTGTGCCCTTCGTACCGCACGACGAGTCGGTGCGCTACCTGCTGCGCAGCACGGTGCTGCTGATGGCCATTCCCGACGTGGAAAACAACTTCGGCATCTTGCCGGGCAAGGTGTTCGAGTACCTGGCCGCCAATAAACCCGTGCTGTGCGTGGGCCCCGTAGGCTCCGACGCCGACACTCTGCTGGAAGAGTGCGGAGCGGGCCGCGCCCTGCCCTACGACGGTTACGCGGCCATGTTGGAGCAGCTCGAAACGCTGGTAGCCCAGTGGCGCATCAGCCCCAACCTCGACCTGCCCGCCCTCAGCCACGCCCGCTACTCCCGCCGCGCCCTGACCGAGCGGCTGGTGGAGCTGATAAGACCTCACCCCCTAGCCCCCTCTCCACAAGAGAGGGGGAACTAG
- the pseB gene encoding UDP-N-acetylglucosamine 4,6-dehydratase (inverting), whose translation MALDLNHKSILVTGGTGSFGKQFVQTVFEKFPQVKRLVVYSRDELKQYEMSQTFPHATYPAIRYFIGDVRDAERMKRACEGIDIIVHAAALKQVPAAEYNPMECIKTNIFGAENVINAALDCGVKEVVALSTDKAAAPINLYGATKLCSDKLFVAANNMKGSRDLRFSVVRYGNVIGSRGSVVPFFLQRRPTGVLPITHPDMTRFNISLEEGVDLVLYALEHSWGGEIFVPKIPSYKITEVAKAIGPECRQEIVGIRPGEKLHEEMITETDALSTVELDKYYVILPFTPRWSVDDFIEHFQGRRVEPGFHYNSANNDHWLTAEQLREEIRLHVDPTFEA comes from the coding sequence ATGGCTCTCGACCTCAATCACAAATCCATTCTGGTAACCGGCGGCACCGGTTCGTTCGGTAAGCAGTTTGTTCAGACTGTTTTTGAGAAATTTCCGCAGGTGAAGCGCCTGGTGGTGTACTCCCGCGACGAGCTGAAGCAGTACGAGATGTCGCAGACGTTTCCGCACGCCACCTACCCGGCTATTCGCTACTTCATCGGCGACGTGCGCGACGCTGAGCGCATGAAGCGGGCCTGCGAGGGTATCGACATCATTGTGCACGCCGCCGCCCTCAAGCAGGTGCCAGCCGCCGAGTACAACCCGATGGAGTGCATCAAAACCAACATCTTCGGGGCCGAAAATGTCATCAACGCCGCTCTCGACTGCGGGGTGAAAGAGGTGGTGGCCCTGAGCACCGACAAGGCCGCCGCCCCCATCAACCTCTACGGGGCCACCAAGCTGTGCTCCGACAAGCTGTTTGTGGCCGCCAATAACATGAAAGGCTCGCGCGACCTGCGCTTTTCGGTGGTGCGCTACGGCAACGTGATTGGCTCCCGTGGCTCGGTGGTGCCGTTTTTCTTGCAGCGCCGCCCCACCGGCGTGCTGCCCATCACCCACCCCGACATGACCCGCTTCAACATTTCCCTGGAGGAAGGCGTGGACTTGGTGCTTTACGCCCTGGAGCACAGCTGGGGTGGCGAAATCTTTGTGCCGAAGATTCCGAGCTACAAAATCACCGAGGTAGCCAAAGCCATCGGCCCCGAGTGCCGGCAGGAAATTGTGGGCATCCGGCCCGGCGAGAAGCTGCACGAGGAGATGATAACCGAAACCGATGCCCTGAGCACCGTGGAGCTGGACAAGTACTACGTCATTCTGCCGTTCACCCCGCGCTGGAGCGTCGACGACTTCATCGAGCACTTCCAGGGCCGCCGCGTCGAGCCCGGCTTCCACTACAACTCCGCCAACAACGACCACTGGCTTACCGCCGAACAGCTCCGCGAGGAAATCCGCCTCCACGTCGACCCCACGTTTGAAGCCTGA
- a CDS encoding T9SS type B sorting domain-containing protein, with product MSNGTGLGGHNSASQVAAIVPHPGSSTLYYIFTVDAIDNNLVGGLRYSIVDMSLQNGLGDIVSTAKSIRLPTPTLTGKVTEKLAVARHGNGKDFWVLVHGWGNRDFYSFLVSDAGIGSQPVVSSVGSVHEGGGSFFGAANAVGCMKVSPDGRRLALGKRDDQFELYDFNNVTGRVSNYIPLTSGYCYGVEFSPDNTRLYGSTGPGGAIVQFNLLAGSASAIASSRVIVASGGTVFGGIQLGPDKKIYISDYNSPALHRINNPNELSAACDFQRNAVFLGGNLSQNGLPNFPNAIAPAPTATVTASAVCLGAATTFQATVQNAPGATAAWNFGDPPSGTSNTATGLTATHVYSAAGTFTATLTLTVPGLAAPLVVTQAVTVYALPTVSLGAPRQLCVGQEVVLQAGAQPAGSTYRWQDGSTAPTFTARAAGTYTLTVTSPQGCAATGSVAVTALPAATVSLGRDTTLCLQSPLLLRPSAQPAGTTYRWQDGSTASTYEVLNPGTYSVTVTPPGSCSAQDDIVVRSAQCPFTIPNIITPNGDRSNETFVLKGLTPQAWELTVFNRWGQRVYEKSSYDNSWNATGQPDGVYFYLLRNPATAEQYRGWVQVSR from the coding sequence ATGTCTAATGGCACCGGCCTGGGCGGTCATAACTCGGCCTCCCAGGTAGCAGCCATCGTCCCGCATCCTGGCAGCTCTACCTTATATTATATCTTCACAGTAGATGCCATTGACAATAACTTGGTCGGGGGCTTGCGCTACTCCATCGTTGACATGAGCCTGCAAAACGGCTTGGGTGATATTGTAAGTACAGCCAAATCCATCCGCCTGCCGACGCCCACGCTCACGGGCAAAGTCACGGAGAAGCTGGCGGTAGCCCGCCACGGCAATGGAAAGGATTTTTGGGTCCTGGTACACGGTTGGGGCAACCGAGACTTTTACAGCTTCCTGGTGTCGGATGCAGGCATCGGTAGTCAGCCTGTTGTGAGTAGTGTGGGCTCCGTGCATGAAGGTGGCGGCAGTTTTTTTGGGGCCGCCAATGCTGTGGGCTGCATGAAGGTGTCGCCAGACGGCCGCCGGCTGGCTCTGGGAAAGCGTGACGACCAGTTTGAACTATATGATTTCAATAACGTCACTGGGCGGGTTTCAAACTATATACCGCTAACTTCAGGCTATTGCTACGGGGTTGAGTTTTCGCCTGATAACACCCGGCTCTACGGCAGCACAGGGCCGGGTGGTGCTATTGTTCAATTCAACTTGCTGGCGGGTTCTGCTTCGGCCATTGCTAGTTCAAGAGTTATCGTGGCCTCCGGCGGTACTGTATTTGGTGGAATACAGCTTGGCCCTGATAAAAAAATCTACATCTCGGACTACAATAGCCCTGCCCTGCACCGAATCAATAACCCTAATGAGCTTAGTGCTGCTTGTGACTTTCAGCGCAACGCGGTTTTCCTGGGCGGCAACCTAAGCCAGAACGGCCTCCCCAACTTCCCCAATGCCATTGCGCCTGCCCCCACGGCCACCGTTACTGCCTCGGCCGTGTGCTTGGGCGCGGCTACTACCTTCCAGGCCACGGTGCAGAATGCTCCTGGCGCTACCGCCGCCTGGAACTTCGGCGACCCGCCTTCGGGCACTTCCAATACGGCTACCGGGCTGACGGCCACGCACGTGTACAGCGCGGCCGGTACGTTTACGGCTACCCTTACCCTGACCGTGCCTGGCCTGGCTGCTCCGTTAGTCGTCACGCAGGCTGTGACGGTGTACGCGTTGCCCACGGTAAGTTTGGGGGCCCCGCGGCAGCTGTGCGTGGGGCAGGAAGTGGTATTGCAGGCCGGGGCGCAGCCTGCTGGCTCCACCTACCGCTGGCAGGACGGCTCCACGGCTCCCACGTTCACGGCGCGGGCGGCCGGCACCTACACGCTCACTGTTACCTCGCCGCAAGGCTGCGCAGCCACCGGCTCCGTCGCCGTGACGGCGCTGCCAGCCGCTACCGTCAGCCTGGGCCGCGACACCACGCTGTGCCTGCAAAGCCCGCTGCTACTGCGGCCCAGCGCCCAGCCGGCCGGCACCACCTACCGGTGGCAGGATGGCTCTACCGCTTCCACCTACGAAGTTCTGAACCCCGGCACCTACTCCGTCACAGTCACGCCGCCCGGCAGTTGTTCGGCCCAGGACGACATCGTGGTGCGCAGCGCCCAGTGCCCGTTCACTATTCCCAACATTATCACGCCCAACGGCGACCGGAGCAATGAAACCTTCGTGCTCAAAGGCCTCACCCCGCAGGCCTGGGAGCTGACCGTCTTCAACCGCTGGGGCCAGCGAGTGTATGAGAAAAGCAGCTACGACAACAGCTGGAACGCCACCGGCCAGCCCGACGGCGTGTACTTCTACCTGCTCCGTAACCCCGCCACCGCCGAGCAGTACCGCGGTTGGGTGCAGGTAAGTCGGTGA